atattaatttctttgtACTAAACAGTTACTTTGGATCATATTGGTGGCTTCTTGTGCGGGTTTGGTGATTCAATCTCTGGCTGCCAATCTTGGTGTTGTCACAGGTTATGTTACTCTTTGGTTATAAGTTTTTATACATCAACTTTGCtgaatttattttggttatatgaTCACAGGAAAACATTTAGCTGAGCATTGTAGAGCTGAATACTCCAAAGTTCCGAACTTTTTGTTATGGGTTGTTGCTGAAATTGCAATAGTCGCTTGTGACATTCCAGAAGGTACCAAATTTCTATACTCTTACTTTGTTTCTATAATTTCTCTGTTAGTGCTAATCATACTTGGTTTACTTTCTTATATAGTAATCGGAACAGCTTTTGCTCTGAACATGCTCTTTAGCATACCGATATGGATTGGTGTTCTTCTTACAGGCTTAAGTACACTGATGCTTCTCGCACTTCAACAATACGGGGTATTCATTTCTTTGATCATTTTCATGTCACGGTGCTATGTATAGTCAAAAGTCTTATGATGTTTTGTCATTCACAGGTAAGAAAGCTGGAGTTCTTGGTTGCATTTCTTGTGTTCACAATAGCTATATGCTTCGTCATTGAGCTACACTACTCAAAGCCAGACGCAGGAGAAGTCCTACATGGTCTCTTTGTTCCACAACTCAAAGGAAATGGTGCAACTGGTCTTGCAATCTCTTTGCTTGGAGCTATGGTTATGCCGTAAGCTCACAGTTTCTTCACCAATATTCATAAgagattttttttccttaataaAAATCTTATGCGATCATTTCTTTTTCCACAGGCACAATCTCTTCTTGCACTCTGCGTTGGTTCTCTCGAGGAAAATCCCACGTTCATCTACTGGCATCAAAGAGGCTTGTAGGTTTTACTTGATAGAAAGCGGACTGGCTCTAATGGTGGCCTTTCTTATAAACGTCTCTGTGATATCAGTAAGTGGTGCTGTTTGTAATGCCTCGGATTTAACCCCCGAAGACCGAGCTAAATGTGAGGATTTGGACTTAAACAAGGCTTCGTTTCTTCTACGGGTAACTTGCTTACTACGgcttttgtttctttctatAATGTTTCAGAACATTAAAGCTTGTTTGTTTTCAAACAGAACGTTGTGGGTAAATGGAGTTCAAAGCTATTTGCCATCGCACTTCTTGCTTCCGGACAGAGCTCAACTATGACCGGAACATATGCTGGACAATACATCATGCAAGGGTTTCTTGATCTAAGACTTGTTCCATGGCTCAGGAACTTCCTAACAAGATGCTTAGCTATTATCCCGAGTCTAATCGTTGCTCTCATTGGTGGTTCAGCTGGAGCTGGAAAGTTAATCATCATTGCCTCGGTAACACGATCTTTCCCATCTCTAGCTAGtcacatgtatatatttatatgaccTTAGCATAAACAAAATCATCGGTTGAATAAACTGTGAACAGATGATCTTATCCTTTGAGCTACCCTTTGCGTTAGTTCCTCTTCTCAAGTTCACTAGCTGCAAAATCAAGATGGGTTCACACGTAAACCATATGGCGGTATGCATATATCAAACGCATTTTCAGTGaaccaaagaaaaatatatatcttttaacttCATATGTTTCCTTTTTATCTCTAACAGATTTCAGCTTTGACATGGGTCATTGGTGGTTTAATCATGGggataaatatatactatatagtaAGCAGTTTCACTAAATTGCTTATACATAGTCACATGAAGCATGTCCTTGTCGTCTTTTGTGGAATTATTGGGTTCTCAGGCATTGCCATCTACTTAGCCTCCATAGCTTATCTTGTCTTTCGAAAAAACGGAGAAGCTGGTCCTCTTCTTGCTTCGACTAATTCACAAACTGTGGAGACGCTTCCAAGACAAGACATTGTCGACATGCAGTTTGGTAAAGCGTCTACATTCAATGCTGATTGAATCTTATTCAATCATATCAGTACTAGGACTCAAATAAAGACCTTTTGATAGTGATTCTTAGACTTTAtcagaattgtttttttttttctagtagGTTTTATGTAAGGAAGAACGTTACAATGACATCGGATAATAAAATCATTGTTTCCACTATCATATCATACATTATACATACGAGTGACATTCTAAATTACGAAAAGAAGGGGGCATTCAGctatatataattgtatatatgcttcaagattaaacaaatataacttAGTAAAATCAAACGTATTTTATGTGGGTATGATCAGAGATGATGGTCGTATCGTGTTCTAGGATTCGATCGTGACGTTGTCTTGGTTGGAATATTGAGGAAGACGAAGATGACCTTTCTCTTGCAAGCTCTTGACAGAATCGTAGAGAGATTGCTTGATGGGTGTAAACTCCaaccctaagtcttttatcTTCTGAGTAGTGAACTTGTATGGCTTTGCCCTTGGATTCTTATCGTCCGAACACCTACAAAGATTATAATTAATAAGCACACTATATGTTAATAACATAACCTGGAAATGGCCTCTTGTATATGTAACGTATCAACTACTGAACTAGCCAAAGGAGACACAAGTCATGAATCTAGTGACCAAACTATGGAGTAGGTGAAGAAAGAACATATACTGTTAGCACTCTAGTTCTTTTGTCAAATGGAGTTGGACCAGTAACAAGACTACACCATTTTTTGGTATAGatccaaagaaaaacaaacataaacacGTGTACACATAGGATTTTGCAAGATCTTAACGTCAGCAGTAGGTGAAACATGATGTGGACCTTGTGATGTGAGAGTTAGTACATACCAATTTTGATATATGGGACAAATAGTCACAAAACTTCAATACCAACTACCACTCATGTCCCTTTTATCCTAGCTAattatatttattgatttgttggAAAAAAGATAATCTTGATTAGATTGATTCAAGTATCAAAAATCAAACTCAAATAGTTTGTAAAATCCAAGGTTGTATTTTACCAGACCGACGAGATCGTGTTGACTTTGATATAATTTTGACCACAGTGTTAAAAAGGTCAAACGTGGACTTACTTGGTGGGAAGTGGATACTCCGGGAAGAATTTAGCAAGAATCTCAACAACCTCACCGCGGTGAAGCGCAGTCTCGGCGA
This Brassica napus cultivar Da-Ae chromosome C6, Da-Ae, whole genome shotgun sequence DNA region includes the following protein-coding sequences:
- the LOC106430742 gene encoding metal transporter Nramp1-like: MAMADVSGPQLISTTGDADSDQIIVPENKSWKNFFAYLGPGFLVSIAYIDPGNFETDLQAGAQYKYELLWIILVASCAGLVIQSLAANLGVVTGKHLAEHCRAEYSKVPNFLLWVVAEIAIVACDIPEVIGTAFALNMLFSIPIWIGVLLTGLSTLMLLALQQYGVRKLEFLVAFLVFTIAICFVIELHYSKPDAGEVLHGLFVPQLKGNGATGLAISLLGAMVMPHNLFLHSALVLSRKIPRSSTGIKEACRFYLIESGLALMVAFLINVSVISVSGAVCNASDLTPEDRAKCEDLDLNKASFLLRNVVGKWSSKLFAIALLASGQSSTMTGTYAGQYIMQGFLDLRLVPWLRNFLTRCLAIIPSLIVALIGGSAGAGKLIIIASMILSFELPFALVPLLKFTSCKIKMGSHVNHMAISALTWVIGGLIMGINIYYIVSSFTKLLIHSHMKHVLVVFCGIIGFSGIAIYLASIAYLVFRKNGEAGPLLASTNSQTVETLPRQDIVDMQFGKASTFNAD